A section of the Luteitalea sp. genome encodes:
- a CDS encoding response regulator, with protein sequence MADSKKHLLLVEDEASLRLAVAEYLTGQGFIVEQAATAEDALARLDDFAFDVVLTDLRLPGQSGTVVLDAALNRYPDVVVIVVTGYGTVKDAVAAIKSGAADFLTKPFQLDELQLVLEGALAVRRLRSENAYLRAQLQERYRFEGLVGRSGLMRELFQLLETVAGTSSTILISGETGTGKELVARALHHNSPRHRERFVAINCSAIPETLLEAELFGHVRGAFTGAVTTRSGRLEQANKGTLFLDEVGTMSPALQAKLLRVLQEREFERVGDTRPVRVDVRVIAATNADLAQLVKSGTFREDLFYRLNVIPVSLPPLRERREDIPLLVQHFLEKLGSEMQPPRRGVTFSQAAMRRLMGYTWPGNIRELENAVERALALSPGCAQIDVAALPPSLQTVELVQEERDVVLPDEGLGLESYIGRIEHALIRQALARTSGNKRQAAELLGLKRTTLIEKLKRLERTILDQDGDISRESEVLTPDS encoded by the coding sequence ATGGCTGACAGTAAGAAACATTTGCTCCTGGTCGAAGACGAGGCGTCGCTCCGCCTGGCGGTGGCGGAATATCTCACGGGTCAGGGCTTCATCGTCGAACAAGCTGCGACTGCCGAAGATGCGCTCGCGCGCCTGGACGACTTTGCCTTCGACGTCGTCCTCACCGACCTGCGGCTGCCTGGGCAGAGTGGGACGGTCGTGCTGGACGCAGCGCTCAATCGCTACCCTGACGTCGTCGTGATCGTCGTGACCGGGTACGGCACGGTCAAAGATGCCGTGGCCGCCATCAAGAGCGGCGCTGCGGACTTCCTGACCAAACCGTTTCAGCTCGACGAGCTGCAGCTCGTGCTCGAGGGTGCGCTCGCCGTGCGCCGCCTTCGCTCGGAGAATGCCTACCTCCGCGCCCAGCTTCAAGAGCGCTACCGGTTCGAGGGCCTCGTCGGACGCAGCGGCCTGATGCGCGAGCTCTTTCAGCTGTTGGAAACCGTCGCTGGGACGTCGAGCACTATCTTGATTTCGGGTGAAACGGGCACGGGCAAGGAGTTGGTGGCCCGAGCGCTTCACCACAATAGCCCCCGGCACCGCGAACGGTTCGTGGCCATCAACTGCAGTGCCATTCCCGAGACCCTTCTCGAGGCCGAGCTCTTCGGTCACGTGCGTGGTGCATTCACGGGTGCCGTGACCACACGAAGCGGTCGCCTGGAGCAAGCCAACAAGGGCACGCTGTTCCTCGACGAGGTGGGAACGATGAGCCCCGCCCTGCAGGCGAAGCTGCTGCGCGTGCTCCAGGAGCGGGAATTCGAGCGGGTTGGCGATACGCGGCCCGTCCGGGTCGACGTGCGCGTGATCGCCGCCACCAATGCCGACCTCGCGCAGCTGGTCAAGAGCGGGACGTTCCGTGAAGACCTCTTCTATCGACTGAACGTGATCCCTGTCAGTCTTCCCCCGCTGCGCGAGCGACGCGAGGATATCCCGCTACTCGTGCAACACTTTCTCGAGAAGCTCGGATCCGAGATGCAGCCACCGCGGCGCGGCGTCACCTTCTCGCAGGCAGCCATGCGTCGATTGATGGGCTACACCTGGCCGGGCAATATCCGTGAGCTGGAGAACGCGGTGGAGCGGGCGCTCGCGTTGAGCCCGGGATGCGCGCAAATCGACGTCGCCGCGCTGCCACCCTCACTGCAGACCGTAGAGCTCGTACAGGAGGAGCGGGATGTCGTGCTTCCGGACGAGGGACTCGGCCTCGAAAGCTACATCGGCCGGATCGAGCATGCCTTGATTCGTCAAGCACTTGCCCGTACCAGTGGCAACAAGCGGCAAGCCGCAGAATTGCTCGGTCTCAAGCGCACCACGCTCATCGAGAAGTTGAAGCGGCTCGAGCGCACGATTCTCGATCAAGACGGCGATATCTCGCGGGAATCCGAAGTCCTGACTCCTGATTCCTGA
- a CDS encoding FliA/WhiG family RNA polymerase sigma factor codes for MEPLCQKTQARLADHLPFVEALARRVAASMPNSVELNDLVQDGMVGLIDAVQRFDASRGIRFETFAERRVRGAMIDALRRAAWPRGVRRLRRQLDETRDCLRREHNREPTLADIAERLGTTEERLGRAVVRIRTIESTSAACAGESDDRLLPAICLPPETPPPDAELEASERCRLLRQAIAQLPPRERLLIGLYYYREATMKEIGAQIGVNESRVSQLHARAVARLRQLLADEREAPTSAAATTPSRSGRDVVNLANVQSRMARARLSSSAMRNADADPGVVLRYPETTSRAMASRSPRRNGLASQRHPLSSRNREASLPTTSPVTNTTRRARAGVLPAIAR; via the coding sequence ATGGAGCCGCTTTGTCAGAAGACACAGGCTCGCCTGGCTGATCATCTGCCGTTTGTCGAGGCGCTGGCGCGTCGGGTTGCGGCATCGATGCCCAACTCGGTGGAGCTGAACGATCTGGTTCAAGACGGGATGGTCGGCCTCATTGATGCCGTGCAGCGCTTCGACGCGTCTCGCGGTATCCGATTCGAAACCTTTGCCGAACGGCGCGTGCGAGGCGCCATGATCGACGCGCTGCGGCGTGCGGCGTGGCCACGCGGCGTGCGACGGCTGCGGCGTCAGCTCGACGAGACGCGCGATTGCCTGCGCCGCGAGCACAATCGCGAGCCGACGCTCGCCGACATCGCCGAGCGGCTAGGAACCACCGAGGAACGGCTGGGACGAGCCGTCGTTCGCATTCGGACCATCGAGTCCACGTCGGCCGCCTGCGCGGGAGAGTCGGACGATCGTTTGCTGCCCGCGATCTGCCTCCCGCCAGAGACGCCGCCACCAGATGCCGAGCTCGAGGCGTCTGAGCGCTGCCGCTTGCTGCGCCAAGCCATTGCACAGCTTCCACCGCGAGAGCGCCTGTTGATTGGTTTGTACTACTACCGTGAGGCAACGATGAAGGAGATTGGCGCCCAGATCGGCGTCAACGAGTCACGAGTCTCACAGCTTCATGCACGCGCCGTCGCGCGGCTGCGGCAGCTCCTGGCCGATGAGCGCGAGGCACCGACTTCAGCTGCGGCTACGACGCCGTCCAGGTCTGGCAGAGACGTCGTCAACCTCGCCAACGTGCAGAGCCGTATGGCTCGCGCCCGCTTGTCATCGTCCGCGATGCGCAATGCCGACGCGGATCCAGGTGTCGTCTTGCGCTATCCGGAGACGACCTCGCGCGCAATGGCCAGCAGATCGCCGAGACGGAACGGCTTGGCGAGCCAGCGGCACCCGCTCTCTTCGAGGAACCGCGAGGCATCGTTGCCCACGACGTCGCCGGTCACGAACACGACGCGGCGCGCGAGGGCCGGTGTCTTGCCAGCAATCGCGCGGTAG
- a CDS encoding response regulator, with product MSSRESSIGTETLAAALDRFFVAMQHGIYVGVVSPDASYTLAVNPQAKLMFGFTPDQADEEVCLFAPERFVDAQTRRTFLERLTADGVVRDLLLRLRRIDGRIVWVEVTAHADSDGDALRIQALLRNVSDRKRLEEQSRDIYHQILQTEKMAVLGQTLSGVAHELNNPLATILTVAERVAGQEVTPRVQEALQTILAEAERAAKIVRHLLTFARKRHTTRTMVDVNQIVREALELRFYGRGVDNITVTDALAATLPQTFADPHQLQQVVLNLIINAEQAMHAAHGGGTLVVRSWHDPERDAILLEINDDGPGIPAEAQSRIFDPFFTTKEAGQGTGLGLTVAYAIVQEHGGRLSVRSEVGQGTCFSLALPIAGGQLRAPARRSAPQTRFVEGLRVLLVEDEIALAAAVADAMTDAGFLVDRATDGQQALVRVQAEAYDLIVCDLRLPRLDGPSFYRAIAGKTPALARRVVFVTGDVVGNDASRFLEESGCRWLAKPFRLGDLLAIAREVVSG from the coding sequence ATGTCCTCACGAGAGTCCTCGATCGGCACGGAGACCCTTGCCGCCGCACTCGATCGCTTTTTCGTCGCAATGCAGCACGGCATCTACGTTGGTGTCGTGTCGCCGGACGCGAGCTACACGCTCGCGGTGAACCCCCAAGCCAAGCTGATGTTCGGCTTCACGCCCGATCAGGCCGATGAAGAAGTCTGCCTGTTTGCTCCCGAACGATTCGTCGACGCCCAAACGCGGCGCACGTTTCTGGAGCGGTTGACGGCAGACGGCGTCGTCCGTGACCTGCTGCTGCGGTTACGCCGGATCGATGGTCGGATTGTCTGGGTGGAGGTGACGGCCCACGCGGATTCGGACGGAGATGCGCTGCGCATCCAGGCGCTGTTGCGGAACGTCAGTGACCGCAAGCGGCTCGAGGAGCAATCACGCGATATCTATCACCAGATTCTGCAAACCGAGAAGATGGCGGTCCTCGGCCAGACGCTCTCCGGTGTTGCACACGAGCTCAACAACCCGCTGGCGACCATCCTGACCGTGGCCGAGCGCGTTGCCGGTCAAGAGGTAACGCCGCGGGTCCAGGAAGCCCTGCAGACGATTCTGGCCGAGGCGGAGCGTGCGGCGAAGATCGTCCGGCATCTGCTCACCTTTGCCCGCAAGCGGCACACGACGCGGACCATGGTCGACGTCAACCAGATCGTCCGCGAGGCGCTCGAGCTCCGGTTCTACGGCCGTGGCGTCGACAACATCACCGTTACCGACGCACTCGCAGCCACCCTGCCGCAGACGTTTGCAGACCCGCACCAACTCCAGCAAGTGGTGCTCAATCTGATCATCAACGCCGAGCAGGCCATGCACGCGGCGCACGGCGGTGGAACGCTCGTCGTTAGAAGCTGGCACGATCCGGAACGCGACGCGATTCTGCTGGAGATCAACGATGATGGACCTGGTATTCCAGCAGAGGCACAGTCACGGATCTTCGACCCGTTTTTCACGACCAAGGAAGCGGGCCAAGGGACCGGTCTCGGCCTGACGGTCGCCTACGCGATCGTTCAAGAGCACGGCGGCCGGCTCTCCGTGAGGTCGGAGGTGGGACAGGGCACCTGCTTCTCCCTGGCGCTCCCGATCGCTGGAGGACAGTTGCGAGCGCCGGCACGCCGGAGCGCGCCCCAGACGCGATTCGTCGAAGGCTTGCGCGTGCTGTTGGTGGAGGATGAGATCGCTTTGGCTGCGGCAGTTGCCGATGCGATGACCGACGCCGGGTTCCTCGTGGACCGCGCCACTGATGGTCAGCAGGCTCTCGTGCGCGTTCAGGCAGAAGCCTACGATCTGATCGTCTGCGACCTCCGCTTGCCCCGCCTCGATGGGCCTTCGTTCTACCGCGCGATTGCTGGCAAGACACCGGCCCTCGCGCGCCGCGTCGTGTTCGTGACCGGCGACGTCGTGGGCAACGATGCCTCGCGGTTCCTCGAAGAGAGCGGGTGCCGCTGGCTCGCCAAGCCGTTCCGTCTCGGCGATCTGCTGGCCATTGCGCGCGAGGTCGTCTCCGGATAG
- a CDS encoding winged helix-turn-helix transcriptional regulator gives MSSPSLDPTDTQIVAMLQLNGRMSQADIARALEIAPSAVLERIRKLESRGVITGYAALVDPAALNAQLLAFIAVRASSGPSDDKTSRLLAAVPEVLEVHHVAGEDCYFLKVRARDPQHIAEILRTRIGAISGITSTRTTIVLETIKETPRLPLPTPAVAEEVH, from the coding sequence ATGTCCTCTCCAAGCCTCGACCCGACCGACACTCAGATTGTCGCCATGCTTCAGCTCAACGGGCGCATGTCGCAGGCGGATATCGCCCGCGCTTTGGAGATCGCACCCTCCGCGGTCCTGGAGCGCATTCGGAAGCTCGAGTCGCGCGGCGTGATCACGGGATACGCGGCGCTCGTTGACCCTGCGGCGCTCAACGCCCAATTGCTGGCCTTCATCGCCGTGCGTGCCAGCTCCGGCCCGAGCGACGACAAAACGAGCCGATTACTTGCTGCTGTGCCCGAGGTTCTCGAGGTGCACCACGTCGCCGGTGAGGACTGTTACTTCCTCAAAGTGCGCGCACGAGACCCGCAGCACATCGCGGAGATCTTGCGCACTCGTATCGGCGCGATCAGCGGCATCACGTCGACCCGTACGACAATTGTTCTCGAAACCATCAAGGAAACGCCCCGCCTTCCGCTACCCACACCAGCTGTGGCCGAGGAGGTGCACTAA
- a CDS encoding EamA family transporter, which yields MVGRERKLAYAAFLAVCLIWSTTYLGIKIALETIPPFLLGGTRFVVSGMILVLLVRARGVSLPRPSTWPSFALAGLLLLGVGNGGVMFAEQVVSSGMAAVTVATTPFWMVGIGALVPHGERITRRAVAGLILGFIGVLLLAGADLQAGMTSGSLSGLLTLEVACAGWAAGTVLSKRRHTDQNPFGAAAIQMLAGGAVMLLLSTVLGEWRLVSFTARTVTALVYLTIAGSLVGFACYVYALRHLPVSTVSLYAYVNPVLAVALGALLLSEPVTLTMILAMILILAGMAVVSAPGGSAAVRALWWRKPQPVRQAQTDSSAAVPQVVGETLRVCEK from the coding sequence ATGGTTGGCCGCGAGCGCAAACTGGCCTACGCCGCGTTCCTCGCCGTATGCCTGATTTGGAGCACGACCTATCTGGGAATCAAGATAGCCCTCGAGACGATTCCGCCATTCCTGCTGGGGGGCACGCGGTTCGTGGTGAGCGGCATGATCCTCGTGCTATTGGTGCGCGCGCGGGGAGTGAGCCTACCGAGGCCTTCCACCTGGCCGAGCTTTGCCCTCGCCGGGCTGCTCCTCCTCGGCGTGGGTAACGGGGGCGTCATGTTCGCAGAGCAGGTCGTCTCGAGCGGCATGGCGGCCGTGACGGTCGCCACGACCCCGTTTTGGATGGTGGGCATCGGGGCTCTTGTGCCCCATGGTGAGCGCATCACGCGCCGCGCGGTGGCAGGGTTGATACTGGGCTTTATCGGCGTGCTCCTGCTTGCGGGGGCGGACCTTCAGGCGGGCATGACCTCGGGCTCACTGAGCGGTCTGCTCACGCTGGAGGTGGCCTGCGCTGGTTGGGCAGCCGGGACGGTGCTTTCAAAACGGCGTCACACGGACCAAAACCCGTTCGGAGCAGCGGCGATTCAGATGCTCGCGGGCGGCGCGGTCATGCTCTTGCTGAGCACGGTACTCGGCGAGTGGCGCCTGGTCAGCTTCACGGCGCGCACTGTCACCGCCCTGGTGTACCTCACGATTGCCGGCAGTCTTGTCGGCTTCGCCTGTTATGTCTACGCACTGCGACACCTTCCCGTCTCGACGGTGTCGCTCTACGCTTACGTCAATCCGGTCCTTGCAGTCGCTCTGGGGGCGCTGCTGCTCAGCGAGCCAGTGACGCTCACGATGATCCTGGCGATGATCTTGATCCTCGCGGGCATGGCAGTCGTATCGGCGCCCGGCGGGTCAGCAGCGGTACGGGCGCTGTGGTGGCGTAAGCCGCAGCCCGTCCGCCAGGCGCAGACAGACAGCAGCGCCGCCGTGCCACAGGTTGTCGGTGAGACGCTCAGGGTGTGTGAAAAATAG
- a CDS encoding lmo0937 family membrane protein has translation MLETVAILLIVIWLLGLVTGHTLGSFIYLLLVAAGVLIVVRLVTGRRLV, from the coding sequence ATGCTCGAAACGGTCGCTATCCTTCTCATCGTCATCTGGCTGCTTGGGCTCGTGACGGGGCATACACTCGGCAGCTTCATTTACCTCCTGCTCGTCGCCGCGGGTGTTCTCATCGTCGTGCGGCTGGTCACGGGCCGGCGTCTGGTCTAA
- the fabZ gene encoding 3-hydroxyacyl-ACP dehydratase FabZ, which produces MPDIALPLDYAAIERILPHRYPFLLVDRITELEPDRRIVGIKNVSLNERNLVHRAGEPPVLPSTLLTEAVAQVGAILILAKPENREKFIFFMGIERVRYRRPVHPGDVVEIEARVGRLRSRTGVLHGVARVDGAVAAEGTMTFALGPRPDPT; this is translated from the coding sequence ATGCCCGACATCGCGCTGCCGCTCGACTATGCTGCAATCGAGCGCATCCTCCCTCATCGGTATCCGTTCCTTCTCGTCGATCGGATCACAGAGCTCGAGCCAGATCGGCGGATCGTGGGCATCAAGAACGTCTCCCTCAACGAGCGTAATCTAGTGCACCGGGCCGGCGAGCCCCCTGTGCTTCCGTCCACCCTTCTCACCGAGGCGGTAGCGCAAGTCGGTGCGATCCTGATCCTGGCCAAGCCGGAGAACCGCGAGAAGTTCATCTTCTTCATGGGCATCGAGCGCGTGCGCTACCGCCGGCCCGTCCATCCCGGCGATGTCGTCGAGATCGAAGCACGCGTCGGCCGCCTTAGGAGCCGAACAGGCGTGCTCCACGGCGTCGCTCGCGTCGACGGAGCCGTCGCGGCTGAAGGGACCATGACCTTTGCGCTCGGGCCGAGGCCGGATCCCACCTAG